One region of Channa argus isolate prfri chromosome 20, Channa argus male v1.0, whole genome shotgun sequence genomic DNA includes:
- the nrap gene encoding nebulin-related-anchoring protein isoform X4, whose amino-acid sequence MQSCARCGFVVYPAEKINCIDQNWHKACFHCDVCKMVLTANNFVSHKKRPYCSVHNPRNNTFTSVYEAPLNINAKKQSMASSELKYREDGKRFMSTFHYDMKSMELEKARLASQMVSQTFQSQSEFAQQQMWYSGMVTNQEVVTMSQAQTAVSNANYTEQHDQSKGKGSFPAMITPGYQAAKNATILASNLEYRKGHEERVSKYTAFVDPPEVLLAKKQAQIVSDSAYTEEYEQQRGKGSFPAHLTPGYKMSKKATEQASDIKYRQLYEQEMKGKASTEAALAEATHARENAENFSQIAYTEEYEQQRGKGSFPAMITPGYHLAKKAQENASDLKYRKDLNKMKGTSHFHSLTSEDNVALKNARKINKLVSEVEYKKDLENTKGHSINFCDTPQFQNAAKVAKFTSDNKYKEKYISDIKGHYEDSGIDKKTMHAMKARKLASDISYKQGHEQEQSECHYQATLTPGYQSQKKLDPLKDKNYRQHIDQVKYSPVTDTPDIVLARKNAHLISNLNYKADYEKTKHQYTLSQDLPEIKNAKANAALCSDIKYKEEWEKTKTKACDIGMDDLSVKAAKASRDLASDIKYKENYMKNKEKAVGVNVSDSKTLHSLQVAKMSSDIEYKKGSKESQGQYNLPLDMINLSHAKKAQALASDLEYRTKLHDYTVMPDDIKVQQAKKAYALQSENQYRSDLNWMKGVGWETEGCLNIAQAKKAGELLSDTKYRQKADSIGFTHVADDLSIKHAKKSQELQSDKVYKSSWEKQREKGFELRLDSLSILTAKAKRDLASDVKYKENYEKNKGKVIGIKSVSDDSQMAHSALATKLQSGHHYKKNYEDTKSQYSVSLDMLNISHAKKAQDLATDTKYRTFLHEYTTLPTDINVSWAKKAYQLQSDKQYRSDLNWMKGVGWEASKSLDVQQAKKAGELVSETKYRQNVSDLKFTSVEDSPEMVQAKLSNKLAIDRLYREKGENMKHSYTSSGELPELVQAKLNAMNLSETRYKESWNKIRDGGYKLRLDAIPFQSAKASADILSDQKYREEFVKTKGKMIGLKGLQDDLNIAHSVNASKLQSDIKYKQDSAKGLSKFHLSMDMLDVAHAKKAQSLISDQDYRLTLHQYTSLPDDMKVQAAKRAYALQSEKVYRSDLNYLRGAAWIATGALQIEGSKRATELISDKKYRQQPYNFKHTSVTDSPDIVHAKISGQITNERLYKEKGVNEQHNYTATSERPEITQAKINAANFSEIKYRESWHTLRAQGYKLTMQDIPFQAAKSSTGIASDYNYKHNHLLEKGKHIGIKSVLDDPHLMHCLQAGRLASDQEYRKDALNISGRYHLTPDMIHLVTAKNAQALASDQDYRKRLHEYTVLPDDMKVKWAKKAYNLQSEKLYKSDLSFMKGVAWDGVGAPQMESAKKAGQLISDKKYRQLPDSLRFTSVTDSPDIVHAKTSYQQCSERLYKSGKNDDMHKYTLHLDDPDFVRAKINTQQISDKVYKASGEQVKTSGYDLRLDAIPFQTAKTSREIASDFRYKESYLKDKGQQVGLRCVEDDPKMVHSLAASKLQSNLEYKRQSKEERGNYRIHADQPEFLQAKKSQAQASDISYRHKLHDYTCDPEQLNVKHAKQAYKLQSDVKYKADLNWIRGVGWTPPGSHKAELARRAAELGLAEGCNTDEAIAKYQHMMMLHHQQQMQQQQTSEEVETNEEIQQGVNLDAMEVLHVKRKKTIQTVQKKSTTPTTSFRSMEKKSSTTSSALQNTVSTTSSALQNTVSTTSSALQNTVRSSMSSKPAAIEDA is encoded by the exons CTGAAATATCGCGAAGATGGCAAACGCTTTATGTCTACCTTCCACTATGACATGAAGTCCATGGAGCTGGAGAAGGCTCGCCTAGCCAGTCAGATGGTAAGCCAG ACCTTTCAGTCTCAGTCTGAGTTCGCACAGCAGCAGATGTGGTACTCTGGCATGGTGACCAATCAGGAGGTAGTAACAATGTCTCAGGCCCAGACGGCAGTCAGCAAT GCGAACTACACAGAACAGCACGATCAGTCAAAGGGCAAAGGCAGCTTCCCTGCCATGATCACACCGGGCTATCAAGCTGCTAAGAACGCCACTATTTTGGCCAGTAAT CTGGAATACAGAAAAGGACACGAGGAAAGAGTTTCAAAGTACACGGCCTTTGTGGATCCCCCCGAGGTGCTTCTGGCAAAGAAACAAGCACAAATTGTTAGCGAT tCTGCCTATACAGAAGAGTATGAGCAGCAGAGAGGTAAAGGCAGTTTCCCTGCACATCTTACACCTGGGTACAAGATGTCAAAGAAGGCAACTGAGCAGGCCAGTGAT ATAAAGTATCGTCAGCTGTATGAACAGGAGATGAAGGGTAAAGCTAGCACTGAGGCTGCACTAGCTGAAGCGACCCACGCTAGAGAAAACGCAGAGAATTTTAGCCAG ATTGCCTATACTGAAGAGTATGAGCAGCAACGAGGCAAAGGAAGCTTCCCTGCCATGATTACTCCCGGTTATCATCTGGCAAAGAAGGCACAGGAAAATGCAAGTGAT ctaaaatacagaaaggacTTAAACAAGATGAAGGGCACGTCACACTTCCATAGCCTCACATCTGAAGACAATGTGGCTTTAAAGAATGCCCGAAAGATCAACAAACTTGTCAGTGAG GTGGAATATAAAAAGGACCTGGAAAATACCAAAGGTCACAGCATCAATTTTTGTGACACGCCACAGTTTCAAAATGCTGCCAAAGTTGCCAAATTCACAAGTGAT aacaagTACAAAGAGAAGTACATTAGTGATATAAAGGGCCACTATGAAGACTCTGGCATTGATAAGAAGACCATGCATGCTATGAAAGCCAGGAAGTTGGCAAGTGAT aTTTCTTATAAACAAGGCCATGAACAGGAGCAAAGTGAGTGCCACTACCAAGCCACCCTCACACCAGGTTACCAAAGTCAAAAGAAACTGGACCCACTAAAAGAT AAGAACTACAGGCAACATATTGACCAGGTCAAGTACAGTCCAGTGACAGACACGCCTGATATTGTTTTAGCCAGGAAAAATGCTCATCTTATCAGTAAT CTAAATTACAAAGCAGACTATGAAAAGACGAAGCATCAGTACACGCTTTCCCAAGACCTGCCTGAAATCAAAAATGCCAAAGCTAATGCTGCTTTGTGTAGTGAT ATTAAATATAAAGAGGAGTGGGAGAAGACCAAGACTAAAGCCTGTGATATTGGCATGGACGACCTGAGTGTCAAAGCCGCTAAGGCTTCTCGAGACCTCGCCAGTGAT ATTAAATACAAAGAGAACTACatgaaaaacaaggaaaaggCAGTGGGGGTCAATGTGAGCGACTCCAAAACTCTGCACTCTCTTCAAGTGGCAAAGATGAGCAGTGAT ATTGAGTACAAAAAGGGCTCCAAGGAGAGCCAGGGCCAGTACAACCTTCCTTTGGACATGATTAACCTGAGCCATGCCAAAAAGGCCCAGGCACTTGCCAGTGATCTGGAATATCGCACAAAGCTCCACGACTACACCGTTATGCCTGACGACATCAAGGTCCAGCAAGCCAAAAAGGCTTATGCCCTCCAAAGTGAG AACCAGTATCGCTCAGACCTGAACTGGATGAAAGGAGTCGGCTGGGAGACTGAAGGATGTCTGAACATAGCTCAGGCTAAAAAAGCTGGGGAGTTGCTCAGTGAT ACTAAATACCGTCAGAAGGCAGACAGCATTGGGTTCACCCACGTGGCGGACGATCTCTCCATCAAACACGCCAAAAAAAGCCAGGAGCTGCAGAGCGAT AAAGTGTACAAGAGCAGCTGGGAGAAGCAGAGGGAAAAGGGCTTTGAGCTGCGATTGGACTCTCTCTCTATACTCACTGCCAAAGCCAAGAGAGACCTGGCCAGTGAT GTCAAATACAAGGAGaattatgagaaaaacaaaggcaaagttATTGGTATTAAGTCAGTTAGTGATGACTCTCAGATGGCTCACTCTGCACTGGCCACCAAACTACAGAGTGGCCACCACTACAAGAAGAACTACGAGGACACAAAGTCCCAATACAG TGTATCCCTGGATATGCTGAACATCAGCCATGCTAAGAAGGCTCAGGACCTGGCAACTGACACCAAATACAGAACCTTCCTCCATGAGTACACAACGCTGCCGACGGACATAAATGTTTCCTGGGCTAAGAAGGCCTATCAACTACAGAGCGAT AAACAGTACAGGTCAGATCTGAACTGGATGAAGGGCGTTGGCTGGGAGGCCTCCAAATCTCTGGATGTCCAGCAGGCAAAGAAAGCCGGAGAGCTTGTCAGTGAG ACAAAATACCGTCAGAATGTTAGTGATCTGAAGTTCACCAGTGTAGAAGACTCTCCTGAAATGGTCCAAGCCAAACTCAGCAACAAACTGGCCATTGAT AGGCTGTACAGGGAGAAGGGTGAAAACATGAAGCACAGCTACACCTCGAGTGGTGAGCTGCCTGAGCTGGTGCAGGCCAAACTCAATGCCATGAACCTCAGTGAG ACTCGTTACAAGGAATCGTGGAATAAGATTCGTGATGGAGGTTACAAGCTGCGTCTGGATGCCATTCCATTCCAGTCTGCCAAAGCATCTGCAGACATCCTCAGTGAT CAAAAGTACAGAGAAGAATTTGTGAAGACTAAAGGGAAGATGATTGGATTGAAGGGACTGCAGGATGACTTGAACATTGCTCACTCAGTTAATGCCAGCAAGCTACAGAGCGAT ATTAAGTACAAGCAGGATTCAGCAAAGGGGCTCTCAAAGTTCCACCTTTCCATGGACATGCTGGATGTTGCACATGCTAAAAAGGCCCAGTCGCTGATCAGTGATCAGGACTACAGGCTGACTCTGCACCAGTACACCTCGCTGCCCGATGACATGAAGGTGCAGGCGGCCAAGAGAGCGTACGCTCTGCAGAGTGAG aaagTGTATCGATCTGACCTGAATTACCTGCGTGGTGCTGCCTGGATCGCCACTGGGGCTTTGCAGATCGAAGGCTCCAAGAGGGCCACGGAGCTCATTAGTGAT AAAAAGTACCGTCAGCAGCCATACAACTTCAAGCACACCTCTGTCACTGATTCTCCAGATATCGTCCATGCCAAAATCAGTGGACAGATCACAAATGAA CGTTTGTACAAAGAGAAAGGTGTGAATGAACAACACAACTACACTGCAACAAGTGAGAGACCAGAGATTACACAGGCAAAGATCAATGCAGCCAACTTCAGTGAG ATCAAGTACAGAGAGTCCTGGCACACGTTGAGGGCACAGGGATACAAGCTCACCATGCAGGACATCCCCTTCCAGGCTGCCAAGAGCTCCACAGGCATTGCCAGTGAT TACAACTACAAACACAACCACCTgcttgaaaaaggaaaacacattggcATCAAAAGTGTCTTGGACGACCCGCATCTCATGCACTGCCTGCAGGCAGGTCGACTGGCCAGTGACCAGGAGTATCGCAAGGATGCGCTGAATATCAGCGGCCGGTACCACCTCACGCCAGACATGATTCATCTGGTGACAGCCAAGAATGCCCAGGCCCTGGCCAGTGATCAGGACTACAGGAAGAGACTGCATGAGTACACAGTGCTGCCTGATGACATGAAGGTCAAGTGGGCCAAAAAGGCATACAACCTGCAGAGCGAG AAACTTTACAAATCAGACCTCAGCTTCATGAAAGGAGTGGCCTGGGATGGAGTGGGTGCACCTCAGATGGAGTCAGCCAAAAAAGCTGGACAGCTTATAAGTGAT AAGAAATATCGTCAGCTGCCTGACAGTCTCAGGTTTACCTCAGTGACTGACTCTCCTGACATTGTGCATGCCAAGACAAGCTATCAACAGTGCAGTGAG AGGCTCTACAAATCTGGAAAGAATGATGATATGCATAAATACACACTACACTTAGATGATCCAGACTTCGTCAGAGCCAAGATTAATACCCAGCAGATTAGTGAT AAAGTTTACAAGGCATCTGGGGAGCAAGTGAAGACATCGGGATATGACCTGAGACTGGATGCTATTCCCTTCCAAACTGCTAAAACCTCTAGAGAAATTGCCAGTGAT TTCCGCTACAAGGAGTCCTATTTGAAGGACAAGGGCCAGCAGGTGGGGCTGCGCTGTGTGGAGGATGACCCCAAGATGGTGCACTCTTTGGCAGCCAGCAAACTCCAAAGCAACCTGGAGTATAAACGACAGTCTAAGGAGGAGCGCGGCAACTACAGAATCCATGCTGACCAGCCCGAGTTTCTGCAGGCCAAAAAGAGCCAGGCTCAGGCTAGTGACATCAGCTACCGCCACAAGCTCCATGACTACACCTGTGACCCCGAACAGCTCAATGTCAAGCACGCTAAGCAGGCCTACAAACTGCAGAGTGAT gtAAAGTATAAGGCCGACTTGAACTGGATTAGGGGAGTGGGCTGGACCCCTCCTGGCTCCCATAAGGCTGAGCTCGCCCGCCGGGCTGCGGAGCTGGGATTGGCTGAGGGATGTAACACAGATGAAGCTATCGCAAAGTACCAGCACATGATGATG CTGCATCACCagcagcagatgcagcagcaacagacTTCAGAGGAGGTGGAGACCAACGAGGAGATTCAACAAGGTGTCAACCTGGATGCCATGGAGGTCCTCCATGTCAAGAGAAAGAAGACGATCCAGACAGTCCAGAAAAAGTCCACCACCCCCACAACCTCATTCAGATCCATGGAGAAGAAGTCCAGCACCACCTCATCTGCTCTGCAGAACACAGTCAGCACCACCTCATCTGCTCTGCAGAACACAGTCAGCACCACCTCATCTGCTCTGCAGAACACAGTCAGGTCATCTATGTCCAGTAAACCTGCTGCGATAGAAGATGCGTAA
- the nrap gene encoding nebulin-related-anchoring protein isoform X1, which yields MQSCARCGFVVYPAEKINCIDQNWHKACFHCDVCKMVLTANNFVSHKKRPYCSVHNPRNNTFTSVYEAPLNINAKKQSMASSELKYREDGKRFMSTFHYDMKSMELEKARLASQMVSQTFQSQSEFAQQQMWYSGMVTNQEVVTMSQAQTAVSNANYTEQHDQSKGKGSFPAMITPGYQAAKNATILASNLEYRKGHEERVSKYTAFVDPPEVLLAKKQAQIVSDSAYTEEYEQQRGKGSFPAHLTPGYKMSKKATEQASDIKYRQLYEQEMKGKASTEAALAEATHARENAENFSQIAYTEEYEQQRGKGSFPAMITPGYHLAKKAQENASDLKYRKDLNKMKGTSHFHSLTSEDNVALKNARKINKLVSEVEYKKDLENTKGHSINFCDTPQFQNAAKVAKFTSDNKYKEKYISDIKGHYEDSGIDKKTMHAMKARKLASDISYKQGHEQEQSECHYQATLTPGYQSQKKLDPLKDKNYRQHIDQVKYSPVTDTPDIVLARKNAHLISNLNYKADYEKTKHQYTLSQDLPEIKNAKANAALCSDIKYKEEWEKTKTKACDIGMDDLSVKAAKASRDLASDIKYKENYMKNKEKAVGVNVSDSKTLHSLQVAKMSSDIEYKKGSKESQGQYNLPLDMINLSHAKKAQALASDLEYRTKLHDYTVMPDDIKVQQAKKAYALQSENQYRSDLNWMKGVGWETEGCLNIAQAKKAGELLSDTKYRQKADSIGFTHVADDLSIKHAKKSQELQSDLAYKANTEQIIHQYTITKDEPLFRQAKANADLLSEKVYKSSWEKQREKGFELRLDSLSILTAKAKRDLASDVKYKENYEKNKGKVIGIKSVSDDSQMAHSALATKLQSGHHYKKNYEDTKSQYSVSLDMLNISHAKKAQDLATDTKYRTFLHEYTTLPTDINVSWAKKAYQLQSDKQYRSDLNWMKGVGWEASKSLDVQQAKKAGELVSETKYRQNVSDLKFTSVEDSPEMVQAKLSNKLAIDRLYREKGENMKHSYTSSGELPELVQAKLNAMNLSETRYKESWNKIRDGGYKLRLDAIPFQSAKASADILSDQKYREEFVKTKGKMIGLKGLQDDLNIAHSVNASKLQSDIKYKQDSAKGLSKFHLSMDMLDVAHAKKAQSLISDQDYRLTLHQYTSLPDDMKVQAAKRAYALQSEKVYRSDLNYLRGAAWIATGALQIEGSKRATELISDKKYRQQPYNFKHTSVTDSPDIVHAKISGQITNERLYKEKGVNEQHNYTATSERPEITQAKINAANFSEIKYRESWHTLRAQGYKLTMQDIPFQAAKSSTGIASDYNYKHNHLLEKGKHIGIKSVLDDPHLMHCLQAGRLASDQEYRKDALNISGRYHLTPDMIHLVTAKNAQALASDQDYRKRLHEYTVLPDDMKVKWAKKAYNLQSEKLYKSDLSFMKGVAWDGVGAPQMESAKKAGQLISDKKYRQLPDSLRFTSVTDSPDIVHAKTSYQQCSERLYKSGKNDDMHKYTLHLDDPDFVRAKINTQQISDKVYKASGEQVKTSGYDLRLDAIPFQTAKTSREIASDFRYKESYLKDKGQQVGLRCVEDDPKMVHSLAASKLQSNLEYKRQSKEERGNYRIHADQPEFLQAKKSQAQASDISYRHKLHDYTCDPEQLNVKHAKQAYKLQSDVKYKADLNWIRGVGWTPPGSHKAELARRAAELGLAEGCNTDEAIAKYQHMMMLHHQQQMQQQQTSEEVETNEEIQQGVNLDAMEVLHVKRKKTIQTVQKKSTTPTTSFRSMEKKSSTTSSALQNTVSTTSSALQNTVSTTSSALQNTVRSSMSSKPAAIEDA from the exons CTGAAATATCGCGAAGATGGCAAACGCTTTATGTCTACCTTCCACTATGACATGAAGTCCATGGAGCTGGAGAAGGCTCGCCTAGCCAGTCAGATGGTAAGCCAG ACCTTTCAGTCTCAGTCTGAGTTCGCACAGCAGCAGATGTGGTACTCTGGCATGGTGACCAATCAGGAGGTAGTAACAATGTCTCAGGCCCAGACGGCAGTCAGCAAT GCGAACTACACAGAACAGCACGATCAGTCAAAGGGCAAAGGCAGCTTCCCTGCCATGATCACACCGGGCTATCAAGCTGCTAAGAACGCCACTATTTTGGCCAGTAAT CTGGAATACAGAAAAGGACACGAGGAAAGAGTTTCAAAGTACACGGCCTTTGTGGATCCCCCCGAGGTGCTTCTGGCAAAGAAACAAGCACAAATTGTTAGCGAT tCTGCCTATACAGAAGAGTATGAGCAGCAGAGAGGTAAAGGCAGTTTCCCTGCACATCTTACACCTGGGTACAAGATGTCAAAGAAGGCAACTGAGCAGGCCAGTGAT ATAAAGTATCGTCAGCTGTATGAACAGGAGATGAAGGGTAAAGCTAGCACTGAGGCTGCACTAGCTGAAGCGACCCACGCTAGAGAAAACGCAGAGAATTTTAGCCAG ATTGCCTATACTGAAGAGTATGAGCAGCAACGAGGCAAAGGAAGCTTCCCTGCCATGATTACTCCCGGTTATCATCTGGCAAAGAAGGCACAGGAAAATGCAAGTGAT ctaaaatacagaaaggacTTAAACAAGATGAAGGGCACGTCACACTTCCATAGCCTCACATCTGAAGACAATGTGGCTTTAAAGAATGCCCGAAAGATCAACAAACTTGTCAGTGAG GTGGAATATAAAAAGGACCTGGAAAATACCAAAGGTCACAGCATCAATTTTTGTGACACGCCACAGTTTCAAAATGCTGCCAAAGTTGCCAAATTCACAAGTGAT aacaagTACAAAGAGAAGTACATTAGTGATATAAAGGGCCACTATGAAGACTCTGGCATTGATAAGAAGACCATGCATGCTATGAAAGCCAGGAAGTTGGCAAGTGAT aTTTCTTATAAACAAGGCCATGAACAGGAGCAAAGTGAGTGCCACTACCAAGCCACCCTCACACCAGGTTACCAAAGTCAAAAGAAACTGGACCCACTAAAAGAT AAGAACTACAGGCAACATATTGACCAGGTCAAGTACAGTCCAGTGACAGACACGCCTGATATTGTTTTAGCCAGGAAAAATGCTCATCTTATCAGTAAT CTAAATTACAAAGCAGACTATGAAAAGACGAAGCATCAGTACACGCTTTCCCAAGACCTGCCTGAAATCAAAAATGCCAAAGCTAATGCTGCTTTGTGTAGTGAT ATTAAATATAAAGAGGAGTGGGAGAAGACCAAGACTAAAGCCTGTGATATTGGCATGGACGACCTGAGTGTCAAAGCCGCTAAGGCTTCTCGAGACCTCGCCAGTGAT ATTAAATACAAAGAGAACTACatgaaaaacaaggaaaaggCAGTGGGGGTCAATGTGAGCGACTCCAAAACTCTGCACTCTCTTCAAGTGGCAAAGATGAGCAGTGAT ATTGAGTACAAAAAGGGCTCCAAGGAGAGCCAGGGCCAGTACAACCTTCCTTTGGACATGATTAACCTGAGCCATGCCAAAAAGGCCCAGGCACTTGCCAGTGATCTGGAATATCGCACAAAGCTCCACGACTACACCGTTATGCCTGACGACATCAAGGTCCAGCAAGCCAAAAAGGCTTATGCCCTCCAAAGTGAG AACCAGTATCGCTCAGACCTGAACTGGATGAAAGGAGTCGGCTGGGAGACTGAAGGATGTCTGAACATAGCTCAGGCTAAAAAAGCTGGGGAGTTGCTCAGTGAT ACTAAATACCGTCAGAAGGCAGACAGCATTGGGTTCACCCACGTGGCGGACGATCTCTCCATCAAACACGCCAAAAAAAGCCAGGAGCTGCAGAGCGAT CTGGCgtacaaagcaaacacagagcAGATTATACACCAGTACACCATCACAAAGGATGAGCCTCTTTTCAGACAAGCAAAGGCAAATGCTGACCTTCTCAGTGAG AAAGTGTACAAGAGCAGCTGGGAGAAGCAGAGGGAAAAGGGCTTTGAGCTGCGATTGGACTCTCTCTCTATACTCACTGCCAAAGCCAAGAGAGACCTGGCCAGTGAT GTCAAATACAAGGAGaattatgagaaaaacaaaggcaaagttATTGGTATTAAGTCAGTTAGTGATGACTCTCAGATGGCTCACTCTGCACTGGCCACCAAACTACAGAGTGGCCACCACTACAAGAAGAACTACGAGGACACAAAGTCCCAATACAG TGTATCCCTGGATATGCTGAACATCAGCCATGCTAAGAAGGCTCAGGACCTGGCAACTGACACCAAATACAGAACCTTCCTCCATGAGTACACAACGCTGCCGACGGACATAAATGTTTCCTGGGCTAAGAAGGCCTATCAACTACAGAGCGAT AAACAGTACAGGTCAGATCTGAACTGGATGAAGGGCGTTGGCTGGGAGGCCTCCAAATCTCTGGATGTCCAGCAGGCAAAGAAAGCCGGAGAGCTTGTCAGTGAG ACAAAATACCGTCAGAATGTTAGTGATCTGAAGTTCACCAGTGTAGAAGACTCTCCTGAAATGGTCCAAGCCAAACTCAGCAACAAACTGGCCATTGAT AGGCTGTACAGGGAGAAGGGTGAAAACATGAAGCACAGCTACACCTCGAGTGGTGAGCTGCCTGAGCTGGTGCAGGCCAAACTCAATGCCATGAACCTCAGTGAG ACTCGTTACAAGGAATCGTGGAATAAGATTCGTGATGGAGGTTACAAGCTGCGTCTGGATGCCATTCCATTCCAGTCTGCCAAAGCATCTGCAGACATCCTCAGTGAT CAAAAGTACAGAGAAGAATTTGTGAAGACTAAAGGGAAGATGATTGGATTGAAGGGACTGCAGGATGACTTGAACATTGCTCACTCAGTTAATGCCAGCAAGCTACAGAGCGAT ATTAAGTACAAGCAGGATTCAGCAAAGGGGCTCTCAAAGTTCCACCTTTCCATGGACATGCTGGATGTTGCACATGCTAAAAAGGCCCAGTCGCTGATCAGTGATCAGGACTACAGGCTGACTCTGCACCAGTACACCTCGCTGCCCGATGACATGAAGGTGCAGGCGGCCAAGAGAGCGTACGCTCTGCAGAGTGAG aaagTGTATCGATCTGACCTGAATTACCTGCGTGGTGCTGCCTGGATCGCCACTGGGGCTTTGCAGATCGAAGGCTCCAAGAGGGCCACGGAGCTCATTAGTGAT AAAAAGTACCGTCAGCAGCCATACAACTTCAAGCACACCTCTGTCACTGATTCTCCAGATATCGTCCATGCCAAAATCAGTGGACAGATCACAAATGAA CGTTTGTACAAAGAGAAAGGTGTGAATGAACAACACAACTACACTGCAACAAGTGAGAGACCAGAGATTACACAGGCAAAGATCAATGCAGCCAACTTCAGTGAG ATCAAGTACAGAGAGTCCTGGCACACGTTGAGGGCACAGGGATACAAGCTCACCATGCAGGACATCCCCTTCCAGGCTGCCAAGAGCTCCACAGGCATTGCCAGTGAT TACAACTACAAACACAACCACCTgcttgaaaaaggaaaacacattggcATCAAAAGTGTCTTGGACGACCCGCATCTCATGCACTGCCTGCAGGCAGGTCGACTGGCCAGTGACCAGGAGTATCGCAAGGATGCGCTGAATATCAGCGGCCGGTACCACCTCACGCCAGACATGATTCATCTGGTGACAGCCAAGAATGCCCAGGCCCTGGCCAGTGATCAGGACTACAGGAAGAGACTGCATGAGTACACAGTGCTGCCTGATGACATGAAGGTCAAGTGGGCCAAAAAGGCATACAACCTGCAGAGCGAG AAACTTTACAAATCAGACCTCAGCTTCATGAAAGGAGTGGCCTGGGATGGAGTGGGTGCACCTCAGATGGAGTCAGCCAAAAAAGCTGGACAGCTTATAAGTGAT AAGAAATATCGTCAGCTGCCTGACAGTCTCAGGTTTACCTCAGTGACTGACTCTCCTGACATTGTGCATGCCAAGACAAGCTATCAACAGTGCAGTGAG AGGCTCTACAAATCTGGAAAGAATGATGATATGCATAAATACACACTACACTTAGATGATCCAGACTTCGTCAGAGCCAAGATTAATACCCAGCAGATTAGTGAT AAAGTTTACAAGGCATCTGGGGAGCAAGTGAAGACATCGGGATATGACCTGAGACTGGATGCTATTCCCTTCCAAACTGCTAAAACCTCTAGAGAAATTGCCAGTGAT TTCCGCTACAAGGAGTCCTATTTGAAGGACAAGGGCCAGCAGGTGGGGCTGCGCTGTGTGGAGGATGACCCCAAGATGGTGCACTCTTTGGCAGCCAGCAAACTCCAAAGCAACCTGGAGTATAAACGACAGTCTAAGGAGGAGCGCGGCAACTACAGAATCCATGCTGACCAGCCCGAGTTTCTGCAGGCCAAAAAGAGCCAGGCTCAGGCTAGTGACATCAGCTACCGCCACAAGCTCCATGACTACACCTGTGACCCCGAACAGCTCAATGTCAAGCACGCTAAGCAGGCCTACAAACTGCAGAGTGAT gtAAAGTATAAGGCCGACTTGAACTGGATTAGGGGAGTGGGCTGGACCCCTCCTGGCTCCCATAAGGCTGAGCTCGCCCGCCGGGCTGCGGAGCTGGGATTGGCTGAGGGATGTAACACAGATGAAGCTATCGCAAAGTACCAGCACATGATGATG CTGCATCACCagcagcagatgcagcagcaacagacTTCAGAGGAGGTGGAGACCAACGAGGAGATTCAACAAGGTGTCAACCTGGATGCCATGGAGGTCCTCCATGTCAAGAGAAAGAAGACGATCCAGACAGTCCAGAAAAAGTCCACCACCCCCACAACCTCATTCAGATCCATGGAGAAGAAGTCCAGCACCACCTCATCTGCTCTGCAGAACACAGTCAGCACCACCTCATCTGCTCTGCAGAACACAGTCAGCACCACCTCATCTGCTCTGCAGAACACAGTCAGGTCATCTATGTCCAGTAAACCTGCTGCGATAGAAGATGCGTAA